From a region of the Actinopolymorpha singaporensis genome:
- a CDS encoding Prokaryotic metallothionein, producing MSACEVCGNDYWMSFEVHTGSGAVHTFDSFECAVQRLAPVCEQCRCRIIGHGVEVDGRFFCCAHCARGSGAAHGKEIKDAAGVRPG from the coding sequence ATGAGCGCCTGCGAGGTCTGCGGCAACGACTACTGGATGTCGTTCGAGGTACACACCGGAAGCGGTGCGGTGCACACGTTCGACTCCTTCGAGTGCGCGGTGCAGCGGCTGGCTCCGGTGTGCGAGCAGTGCCGCTGCCGGATCATCGGACACGGGGTGGAGGTCGACGGCAGGTTCTTCTGCTGCGCCCACTGTGCCCGTGGCTCCGGTGCCGCGCACGGCAAGGAGATCAAGGACGCCGCCGGAGTACGCCCCGGCTGA
- a CDS encoding MerR family transcriptional regulator has product MRMKEMVARTGVHERLLRYYEQQGLLAPERLPSGYRVYSETDVEAVRRIRCLLAAGLPTATIAQVLPCVRTDDDRLVPTCPDLVAQLRRERDRISRAIDELATSREMLDHVLSAAPSATLPDSTPERAQDPAPDPAPESTPGTGRYA; this is encoded by the coding sequence ATGCGGATGAAGGAGATGGTGGCGCGGACCGGGGTGCACGAGCGTCTGTTGCGCTACTACGAGCAGCAGGGGCTGCTCGCCCCGGAGCGGCTGCCGAGCGGCTACCGCGTCTACAGCGAGACCGACGTGGAGGCCGTCCGGCGGATCCGCTGCCTGCTGGCCGCCGGCCTGCCGACCGCGACGATCGCCCAGGTGCTGCCGTGCGTACGTACCGACGACGACCGGCTCGTCCCCACCTGTCCCGATCTGGTCGCGCAGCTTCGCCGGGAACGCGACCGCATCAGCCGCGCCATCGACGAACTCGCCACCTCGCGGGAGATGCTGGACCACGTGCTGTCCGCAGCCCCCTCGGCGACGCTCCCTGATTCGACACCGGAGCGGGCCCAGGATCCGGCCCCGGATCCGGCCCCGGAATCGACGCCTGGGACCGGCCGGTACGCCTGA
- a CDS encoding ribosomal protein L7/L12, giving the protein MTDVLVVILAGLAVLVGMVLFRRRGPGADRAVSGGRPYAGSGLPGQSGPGPSGRPARTSTARILNQPVDPMVVAVVVALLGQNKKIQAIKELRESTRLGLADAKALVEAIAAGHRPPTVVLRGDAVDVTPSTAAPESYESDEPDEAHESADGSPADLAARARSLRSQGREIEAVRLVRAETGMGLADAQRFVRALG; this is encoded by the coding sequence GTGACCGACGTCCTGGTGGTGATTCTCGCCGGACTCGCCGTCCTCGTGGGGATGGTGCTGTTCCGGCGGCGCGGGCCCGGGGCCGACCGCGCGGTATCGGGCGGCCGGCCGTACGCAGGATCCGGCCTCCCCGGACAGTCGGGGCCTGGGCCGTCCGGCCGGCCTGCCCGGACGAGCACCGCACGGATCCTGAACCAGCCGGTCGACCCGATGGTGGTGGCCGTGGTGGTGGCGCTGCTCGGCCAGAACAAGAAGATCCAGGCCATCAAGGAGCTGCGCGAGTCGACCCGGCTCGGCCTCGCCGACGCCAAGGCCCTGGTCGAGGCGATCGCTGCCGGGCACCGCCCGCCGACCGTGGTGTTGCGTGGCGACGCGGTCGACGTCACCCCGTCCACCGCGGCTCCGGAGTCGTACGAGTCGGACGAGCCGGACGAGGCGCACGAGTCGGCGGACGGCTCGCCCGCCGACCTGGCCGCCCGGGCCCGCTCGCTGCGGTCACAGGGCCGCGAGATCGAGGCGGTCCGGCTGGTCCGGGCAGAGACCGGGATGGGCCTGGCCGACGCGCAGCGGTTCGTCCGCGCCCTCGGCTGA
- the aroQ gene encoding type II 3-dehydroquinate dehydratase yields the protein MRVLVLNGPNLGRLGSREPDVYGSTSYADLVASCAKTGAELGLEVEVRQTDQEAELVGWLHEAADTSTPVVLNPAAFTHYSYAVRDACAQLTAPLIEVHLTNPARREAFRHTSVVAGVATGTIAGFGFESYRLALSAVAATHRP from the coding sequence GTGCGTGTTCTCGTCCTGAACGGCCCCAACCTCGGCCGCCTCGGTTCGCGCGAGCCGGACGTCTACGGCTCCACGTCGTACGCCGACCTGGTGGCCTCCTGTGCCAAGACCGGCGCCGAGCTCGGCCTGGAGGTGGAGGTTCGCCAGACCGACCAGGAGGCGGAGCTGGTGGGCTGGCTGCACGAGGCCGCCGACACCTCGACCCCGGTGGTGCTGAACCCCGCCGCGTTCACCCACTACTCCTACGCCGTACGCGACGCGTGTGCGCAGCTCACGGCTCCGCTGATCGAGGTGCACCTGACCAACCCGGCGCGGCGGGAGGCGTTCCGGCACACCAGCGTGGTGGCCGGGGTGGCGACGGGGACGATCGCGGGCTTCGGTTTCGAGTCGTACCGCCTGGCGCTGTCGGCGGTGGCGGCCACCCACCGTCCCTGA
- a CDS encoding M24 family metallopeptidase has protein sequence MPDIHAARRARLRDLLAARDVPAALITHLVNVRYLCGFTGSNAALLVRADGTEGDDAAVLATDGRYADQSAAQCPDLEIVVDRQLLAALARRAAAWGVSRLGVETHSLTVDALEALRSLEPGLAPGSLHRAVEGLRVDKDHVELDHLRQACAVSTKALAGLFAGPLVGRSEREIARDLETRMYAAGAEAVAFATIVAGGEHSAIPHHQPTDRALRPGDFLKIDFGARYEGYHADCTRTVVVGAEPADWQQEIHDVVRAAQRAGRHALTPGAALSDVDAAARDVIDAAGYGERFTHGLGHGVGLEIHEDPFFARTAEGKLGPRTPVTIEPGVYLPGRGGVRIEDTLIVHDSEVEVLTKAGRDLLVLA, from the coding sequence GTGCCTGACATCCACGCCGCCCGCCGGGCCCGGCTGCGCGACCTGCTCGCCGCCCGGGACGTTCCCGCCGCACTGATCACCCACCTCGTCAACGTCCGGTACCTCTGCGGGTTCACCGGGTCCAACGCCGCCCTGCTGGTACGCGCCGACGGCACCGAGGGCGACGACGCCGCGGTGCTGGCCACCGACGGCCGGTACGCCGACCAGTCCGCGGCACAGTGCCCGGACCTGGAGATCGTCGTCGACCGGCAGTTGCTGGCGGCGCTGGCGCGGCGCGCGGCCGCGTGGGGCGTCTCCCGGCTCGGTGTGGAGACGCACTCACTGACCGTCGACGCGCTGGAGGCCCTCCGTTCGCTCGAACCCGGCCTGGCGCCGGGCTCGCTGCACCGGGCCGTGGAGGGGCTGCGGGTCGACAAGGACCACGTGGAGCTCGACCACCTCCGGCAGGCCTGTGCGGTGTCGACGAAGGCGCTGGCCGGCCTGTTCGCCGGCCCGCTCGTGGGCCGGTCCGAGCGCGAGATCGCCCGCGACCTGGAGACGCGGATGTACGCCGCGGGTGCGGAGGCGGTGGCGTTCGCCACGATCGTCGCGGGTGGGGAGCATTCGGCGATTCCGCACCACCAGCCGACCGACCGGGCGCTCCGGCCGGGCGACTTCCTGAAGATCGACTTCGGTGCCCGCTACGAGGGATACCACGCCGACTGCACCCGCACCGTGGTCGTCGGGGCCGAACCGGCGGACTGGCAGCAGGAGATCCACGACGTCGTCCGCGCCGCCCAGCGGGCCGGCCGGCACGCCCTGACGCCAGGCGCCGCCCTGTCGGACGTGGACGCGGCGGCCCGGGACGTGATCGACGCCGCGGGCTACGGCGAGCGGTTCACCCACGGCCTGGGGCACGGCGTCGGGTTGGAGATCCACGAGGACCCGTTCTTCGCCAGGACCGCGGAGGGTAAACTCGGCCCTCGCACTCCTGTCACCATCGAGCCTGGTGTCTACCTGCCGGGCCGCGGTGGTGTCCGCATCGAGGACACGCTGATCGTCCACGACAGCGAGGTGGAGGTGCTCACCAAGGCCGGCAGGGACCTCCTCGTCCTGGCCTGA
- the efp gene encoding elongation factor P: protein MATTNDLKNGMVLNLDGQLWGVVWFQHHKPGKGGAVVRTKLKNVLSGKVVDKTFNADVKVDVATVDKREMTYLYNDGESFVFMDATTYDQLPISAETVGDAAHFMLENQNAVVAVHEGVPLYVELPASVELTIEYTEPGLQGDRSTGGTKPARLETGYEIAVPLFITTGEKVKVDTRTGDYLGRV, encoded by the coding sequence GTGGCAACCACGAACGACCTCAAGAACGGCATGGTGCTCAACCTCGACGGCCAGCTCTGGGGCGTGGTGTGGTTCCAGCACCACAAGCCGGGCAAGGGCGGTGCGGTCGTGCGCACCAAGCTGAAGAACGTGCTGTCGGGCAAGGTGGTCGACAAGACGTTCAACGCCGACGTGAAGGTCGACGTCGCCACGGTCGACAAGCGCGAGATGACCTACCTGTACAACGACGGCGAGTCGTTCGTCTTCATGGACGCGACCACCTACGACCAGCTGCCGATCTCCGCGGAGACCGTCGGCGACGCGGCCCACTTCATGCTGGAGAACCAGAACGCCGTGGTCGCGGTGCACGAGGGCGTCCCGCTGTACGTCGAGCTTCCGGCGTCGGTCGAGCTGACCATCGAATACACCGAGCCGGGCCTGCAGGGCGACCGGTCGACCGGCGGCACCAAGCCCGCCCGGCTGGAGACCGGCTACGAGATCGCGGTGCCGTTGTTCATCACCACCGGCGAGAAGGTCAAGGTCGACACCCGCACCGGCGACTACCTCGGACGGGTGTAG
- the nusB gene encoding transcription antitermination factor NusB, whose product MPARSKARKRAVDVLYESELRGRPPLTTLADRIELADPPVPDYTRQLVEGVVEHAQRLDELLAAHAQGWTLDRMAPVDRNILRVGAYELLYADDVPDAVAISEAVRLARELAGEESPAFVNGLLAHLLELKPTLLP is encoded by the coding sequence GTGCCCGCACGATCGAAGGCACGCAAGCGGGCGGTCGACGTTCTCTACGAGTCCGAGCTGCGCGGCCGCCCGCCGCTGACCACGCTGGCCGACCGCATCGAGCTGGCCGACCCGCCGGTGCCCGACTACACCCGTCAGCTGGTGGAGGGCGTGGTGGAGCACGCCCAGCGGCTGGACGAGCTCCTCGCGGCGCACGCGCAGGGGTGGACCCTGGACCGGATGGCGCCGGTCGACCGCAACATTCTGCGGGTCGGTGCGTACGAACTCCTCTACGCCGACGACGTGCCTGACGCGGTGGCGATCAGCGAGGCGGTCCGGCTGGCCCGGGAGCTGGCGGGTGAGGAGTCCCCGGCCTTCGTCAACGGGCTGTTGGCGCATCTGCTGGAGCTGAAGCCGACCCTGCTGCCCTGA
- a CDS encoding ABC transporter permease: MNLWDFLVDRREVLVFQGFQHASMVAQCVVAATLLALVVAVLVQHNKRAVGLATATTAVGLTIPAFALLGLLIAPLGIGVAPAVTALVFYATLPILRNAVVGLAGVDPALVDAARGMGMSRLTTLARVEIPLAWPVILAGIRVSTQMVMGIGAIAAYVSGPGLGGLIFTGLARLGGANSVNSALAGTVSVVVLALIFDGILVLVGKYTTSRGIRV, encoded by the coding sequence GTGAATCTGTGGGACTTCCTCGTCGACCGCCGCGAAGTGCTGGTGTTCCAAGGTTTCCAGCACGCCTCGATGGTGGCGCAGTGCGTGGTTGCGGCCACGCTGCTCGCCCTCGTGGTGGCGGTTCTGGTCCAGCACAACAAGCGAGCGGTCGGCCTGGCCACCGCCACCACCGCCGTCGGGCTGACGATTCCGGCGTTCGCCCTGCTCGGCCTGCTGATCGCACCGCTCGGAATCGGGGTGGCGCCGGCGGTCACCGCGCTCGTCTTCTACGCCACCCTGCCCATCCTGCGCAACGCCGTCGTCGGCCTCGCCGGGGTCGACCCGGCGCTCGTCGACGCCGCCCGGGGCATGGGAATGAGCCGGTTGACCACCCTGGCCCGGGTCGAGATCCCGCTCGCCTGGCCGGTGATCCTGGCCGGCATCCGAGTCTCCACCCAGATGGTGATGGGGATCGGCGCCATCGCGGCGTACGTCTCCGGCCCCGGCCTGGGCGGCCTGATCTTCACCGGCCTGGCGCGGCTGGGCGGCGCCAACTCCGTCAACTCCGCGTTGGCGGGCACGGTGTCCGTGGTCGTTCTGGCCCTGATCTTCGACGGCATCCTCGTGCTCGTCGGCAAGTACACGACCTCGAGGGGTATCCGTGTCTGA
- a CDS encoding ABC transporter ATP-binding protein, translating into MSESTQQSYRPSRAGGADRSGNGHGVPIELVGVTKRYPGQRAAAVDNVSMHVPAGEIVVFVGPSGCGKTTTMKMINRLIEPTSGQILLDGDDVGRRNADDLRRGIGYVIQAGGLFPHLTVGANIGLVPGLLKWKSSRTAERVDELLDMVGLDPAQYRDRYPRELSGGQQQRVGVARALAADPPVLLMDEPFGALDPITRQHLQDELLRIQEELGKTIVFVTHDFDEAVKLGDRIAVLAERSRIVQYDTPAEILSNPADESVEGFVGAGAALKQLTLRRVGGVELDEAVTATVGEQANEALARTRAAGRENCILLDERRRPVRWLSLRELGRERGSLAARRRDEGLAVVGTQATLNDALDTMLTSSHGVVVVTGRRDTYQGVIRVETVMNAIQELQSGAQSGAHPAGPGGEPAARPDDPSADGSGTAGTAGVAR; encoded by the coding sequence GTGTCTGAGTCCACACAGCAGTCGTACCGGCCGAGCCGAGCCGGCGGCGCCGACCGCTCCGGCAACGGGCACGGCGTGCCGATCGAGCTCGTCGGCGTCACCAAGCGCTATCCGGGCCAGCGCGCTGCCGCGGTGGACAACGTCAGCATGCACGTCCCCGCCGGCGAGATCGTCGTGTTCGTCGGACCGTCCGGCTGCGGCAAGACGACGACGATGAAGATGATCAACCGGCTGATCGAGCCCACCAGCGGGCAGATTCTGCTCGACGGCGACGACGTGGGCCGCCGCAACGCCGACGATCTGCGGCGGGGGATCGGGTACGTCATCCAGGCGGGCGGGCTGTTCCCGCACCTCACCGTGGGCGCCAACATCGGCCTGGTCCCGGGCCTGCTGAAGTGGAAGAGCTCCCGGACCGCCGAGCGCGTCGACGAGCTGCTGGACATGGTGGGCCTGGACCCGGCACAGTACCGCGACCGCTACCCGCGAGAGCTGTCCGGCGGGCAGCAGCAGCGGGTCGGCGTCGCGCGGGCACTGGCCGCCGACCCACCGGTGCTGCTGATGGACGAGCCGTTCGGCGCACTGGACCCGATCACCCGCCAGCACCTGCAGGACGAGCTGTTGCGGATCCAGGAGGAGCTGGGCAAGACGATCGTGTTCGTCACCCACGACTTCGACGAGGCGGTGAAGCTCGGCGACCGGATCGCGGTGCTGGCCGAGCGTTCCCGGATCGTGCAGTACGACACTCCAGCCGAGATCCTCTCCAACCCGGCGGACGAGTCGGTGGAGGGCTTCGTCGGTGCGGGCGCGGCGCTGAAGCAGCTCACCCTGCGCCGGGTCGGCGGCGTCGAGCTGGACGAGGCGGTGACCGCCACGGTGGGGGAGCAGGCGAACGAGGCCCTCGCGCGCACCCGCGCCGCGGGCCGCGAGAACTGCATCCTGCTCGACGAGCGCCGCCGCCCGGTGCGCTGGCTGTCCCTGCGCGAGCTCGGCCGCGAGCGGGGTTCGCTGGCCGCCCGGCGCCGCGACGAGGGCCTGGCCGTGGTCGGCACCCAGGCCACCCTCAACGACGCGCTGGACACGATGCTCACCTCCAGCCACGGCGTGGTCGTGGTCACCGGGCGGCGCGACACCTACCAGGGCGTGATCCGGGTCGAGACGGTGATGAACGCCATCCAGGAGCTCCAGTCCGGCGCCCAGTCCGGCGCCCACCCGGCCGGACCCGGGGGAGAGCCCGCGGCCCGCCCGGACGACCCGTCGGCCGACGGATCCGGAACCGCCGGGACTGCCGGGGTCGCGCGGTGA